Proteins from one Anthonomus grandis grandis chromosome 8, icAntGran1.3, whole genome shotgun sequence genomic window:
- the LOC126739488 gene encoding MAGUK p55 subfamily member 7 isoform X4 produces the protein MTSEILGTTKKKIDPVLTDLYQNLQQASNLPSTDEELTFLNELLQSKELNALVNIHNKIISNADRKRCFPVPALSDSMQVLADVLEMILQHPRRSQDLQELFLMLQIPHLQGLLCAHDAVAQKDYYPHLPDVPREEEEDESEQTIKIVQLVKSNEPLTGTQQGAEPIVGATIKTDEATGKIVIARVMHGGAADRSGLIHVGDEVVEVNAINVEGKEPNDVLAILQSSEGTITFKLIPAESKINMRESKVRVRAHFDYESSTDPYIPCKEAGLDFKKGDVLHIVCQDDQYWWQARKEGDKLMRAGLIPSRALQEKRIIHQRTQQEKEEKEENGAENDDFDRELIATYEEVAKLYPRPGQYRPVVLIGPPGVGRNELKRRLIDTDPEKFRTPTPFTSRSMKPGEVDGKEYFFISREEMEADIEKGKFIEYGEYKGNLYGTSADSVKAIVNSGHVCILNPHYQALKTLRTPQLKPYIIYIKPPSLDVLKETRNASHARSTFDVNNSRGFTEEEFEDMIKHAERIEFLYDHYFDETIVNDSLAVAFGKLLSAVNRVETEPLWVPASWVQ, from the exons ATGACATCTGAAATTCTAGGCACTACGAAGAAAAAAATAGATCCag TTCTGACAGATTTATACCAAAACCTTCAGCAGGCATCAAATCTCCCCAGCACGGATGAAGAGCTCACTTTTCTCAATGAACTGCTACAATCAAAGGAACTTAACGCCTTGGTGAACATTCACAATAAAATCATAAGCAATGCCGACAGAAAAAG ATGTTTTCCTGTTCCAGCCCTATCAGATAGCATGCAAGTTCTTGCTGATGTATTAGAAATGATACTGCAACACCCTAGAAGAAGTCAAGATTTGCAAGAGCTATTTCTTATGCTGCAAATACCTCATTTGCAG GGTTTACTTTGTGCTCATGATGCAGTAGCTCAAAAAGATTATTATCCTCATCTACCTGATGTAccaagagaagaagaagaagatgagAGTGAACAAACTATAAAGATTGTTCAGTTAGTAAAAAGTAACGAACCACTG ACTGGTACACAACAAGGTGCTGAGCCGATCGTT GGTGCCACTATTAAAACCGATGAAGCAACTGGTAAAATTGTAATCGCTCGCGTTATGCACGGTGGTGCTGCCGACAGATCTGGATTAATTCATGTTGGCGATGAAGTAGTTGAAGTAAACGCGATTAATGTCGAAGGGAAagaaccaaatgatgttttggccatattg caaagcTCCGAAGGTACAATCACCTTTAAACTAATCCCAGCCGAGAGCAAAATAAACATGAGGGAAAGTAAAGTGAGAGTTAGAGCGCATTTTGATTATGAAAGCTCCACAGATCCTTATATTCCATGTAAGGAGGCGGGTTTGGATTTTAAGAAAGGGGATGTCTTGCATATTGTTTGTCAAGATGATCAGTATTG gtGGCAAGCAAGAAAAGAAGGAGATAAACTGATGAGGGCTGGTTTGATACCCAGCAGGGCGTTACAAGAAAAACGAATTATTCACCAGAGGACCCAGCAAGAAAAGgaggaaaaagaagaaaatggtG CGGAAAACGACGATTTCGATCGAGAATTGATTGCCACCTATGAAGAGGTGGCGAAACTTTATCCGAGACCGGGACAATATAGACCCGTGGTGCTTATCGGACCTCCGGGTGTTGGTAGAAACGAATTGAAGAGGAGATTGATTGATACGGATCCTGAGAAGTTTCGGACGCCTACCCCAT ttacaAGTCGATCCATGAAACCAGGCGAAGTGGACGGAAAAGAATACTTTTTCATTTCCAGAGAAGAAATGGAAGCAGATATTGAAAAGGGAAAATTTATTGAGTACGGCGAATATAAAGGAAACCTTTACG gaACAAGTGCCGATAGTGTAAAAGCAATCGTAAACTCAGGTCACGTATGCATTCTAAATCCGCATTATCAAGCGCTAAAAACGCTGCGGACGCCTCAACTTAAGCCTTATATCATTTACATTAAGCCACCGAGTTTGGATGTATTGAAAGAGACGAGGAATGCCAGCCATGCTAGGAGTACTTTCGATGTAAATAATTCTAGAGGATTCACg GAAGAAGAATTCGAGGACATGATTAAACACGCAGAACGTATCGAATTCCTATACGATCACTACTTCGACGAAACAATCGTGAACGACAGCTTGGCCGTGGCGTTCGGTAAGCTCCTGTCGGCAGTAAACAGGGTTGAAACGGAACCCTTGTGGGTACCGGCCTCGTGGgttcaataa
- the LOC126739488 gene encoding MAGUK p55 subfamily member 7 isoform X1 — protein sequence MTSEILGTTKKKIDPVLTDLYQNLQQASNLPSTDEELTFLNELLQSKELNALVNIHNKIISNADRKRCFPVPALSDSMQVLADVLEMILQHPRRSQDLQELFLMLQIPHLQGLLCAHDAVAQKDYYPHLPDVPREEEEDESEQTIKIVQLVKSNEPLTGTQQGAEPIVGATIKTDEATGKIVIARVMHGGAADRSGLIHVGDEVVEVNAINVEGKEPNDVLAILQSSEGTITFKLIPAESKINMRESKVRVRAHFDYESSTDPYIPCKEAGLDFKKGDVLHIVCQDDQYWWQARKEGDKLMRAGLIPSRALQEKRIIHQRTQQEKEEKEENGAAPSKANPRPFPCLGLCNVSVVPEDGLTCSPKPSRCLIVAEMRNKTKKIIYDTAENDDFDRELIATYEEVAKLYPRPGQYRPVVLIGPPGVGRNELKRRLIDTDPEKFRTPTPFTSRSMKPGEVDGKEYFFISREEMEADIEKGKFIEYGEYKGNLYGTSADSVKAIVNSGHVCILNPHYQALKTLRTPQLKPYIIYIKPPSLDVLKETRNASHARSTFDVNNSRGFTEEEFEDMIKHAERIEFLYDHYFDETIVNDSLAVAFGKLLSAVNRVETEPLWVPASWVQ from the exons ATGACATCTGAAATTCTAGGCACTACGAAGAAAAAAATAGATCCag TTCTGACAGATTTATACCAAAACCTTCAGCAGGCATCAAATCTCCCCAGCACGGATGAAGAGCTCACTTTTCTCAATGAACTGCTACAATCAAAGGAACTTAACGCCTTGGTGAACATTCACAATAAAATCATAAGCAATGCCGACAGAAAAAG ATGTTTTCCTGTTCCAGCCCTATCAGATAGCATGCAAGTTCTTGCTGATGTATTAGAAATGATACTGCAACACCCTAGAAGAAGTCAAGATTTGCAAGAGCTATTTCTTATGCTGCAAATACCTCATTTGCAG GGTTTACTTTGTGCTCATGATGCAGTAGCTCAAAAAGATTATTATCCTCATCTACCTGATGTAccaagagaagaagaagaagatgagAGTGAACAAACTATAAAGATTGTTCAGTTAGTAAAAAGTAACGAACCACTG ACTGGTACACAACAAGGTGCTGAGCCGATCGTT GGTGCCACTATTAAAACCGATGAAGCAACTGGTAAAATTGTAATCGCTCGCGTTATGCACGGTGGTGCTGCCGACAGATCTGGATTAATTCATGTTGGCGATGAAGTAGTTGAAGTAAACGCGATTAATGTCGAAGGGAAagaaccaaatgatgttttggccatattg caaagcTCCGAAGGTACAATCACCTTTAAACTAATCCCAGCCGAGAGCAAAATAAACATGAGGGAAAGTAAAGTGAGAGTTAGAGCGCATTTTGATTATGAAAGCTCCACAGATCCTTATATTCCATGTAAGGAGGCGGGTTTGGATTTTAAGAAAGGGGATGTCTTGCATATTGTTTGTCAAGATGATCAGTATTG gtGGCAAGCAAGAAAAGAAGGAGATAAACTGATGAGGGCTGGTTTGATACCCAGCAGGGCGTTACAAGAAAAACGAATTATTCACCAGAGGACCCAGCAAGAAAAGgaggaaaaagaagaaaatggtG CGGCTCCATCAAAGGCTAATCCCCGCCCTTTTCCCTGCTTAGGGCTGTGCAACGTGTCCGTAGTGCCTGAGGACGGCTTAACCTGTAGCCCGAAACCCTCGCGATGCCTTATAGTTGCCGAAATGcgtaacaaaactaaaaaaatcatttacgatACAGCGGAAAACGACGATTTCGATCGAGAATTGATTGCCACCTATGAAGAGGTGGCGAAACTTTATCCGAGACCGGGACAATATAGACCCGTGGTGCTTATCGGACCTCCGGGTGTTGGTAGAAACGAATTGAAGAGGAGATTGATTGATACGGATCCTGAGAAGTTTCGGACGCCTACCCCAT ttacaAGTCGATCCATGAAACCAGGCGAAGTGGACGGAAAAGAATACTTTTTCATTTCCAGAGAAGAAATGGAAGCAGATATTGAAAAGGGAAAATTTATTGAGTACGGCGAATATAAAGGAAACCTTTACG gaACAAGTGCCGATAGTGTAAAAGCAATCGTAAACTCAGGTCACGTATGCATTCTAAATCCGCATTATCAAGCGCTAAAAACGCTGCGGACGCCTCAACTTAAGCCTTATATCATTTACATTAAGCCACCGAGTTTGGATGTATTGAAAGAGACGAGGAATGCCAGCCATGCTAGGAGTACTTTCGATGTAAATAATTCTAGAGGATTCACg GAAGAAGAATTCGAGGACATGATTAAACACGCAGAACGTATCGAATTCCTATACGATCACTACTTCGACGAAACAATCGTGAACGACAGCTTGGCCGTGGCGTTCGGTAAGCTCCTGTCGGCAGTAAACAGGGTTGAAACGGAACCCTTGTGGGTACCGGCCTCGTGGgttcaataa
- the LOC126739488 gene encoding MAGUK p55 subfamily member 7 isoform X5 has protein sequence MTSEILGTTKKKIDPVLTDLYQNLQQASNLPSTDEELTFLNELLQSKELNALVNIHNKIISNADRKRCFPVPALSDSMQVLADVLEMILQHPRRSQDLQELFLMLQIPHLQGLLCAHDAVAQKDYYPHLPDVPREEEEDESEQTIKIVQLVKSNEPLGATIKTDEATGKIVIARVMHGGAADRSGLIHVGDEVVEVNAINVEGKEPNDVLAILQSSEGTITFKLIPAESKINMRESKVRVRAHFDYESSTDPYIPCKEAGLDFKKGDVLHIVCQDDQYWWQARKEGDKLMRAGLIPSRALQEKRIIHQRTQQEKEEKEENGAENDDFDRELIATYEEVAKLYPRPGQYRPVVLIGPPGVGRNELKRRLIDTDPEKFRTPTPFTSRSMKPGEVDGKEYFFISREEMEADIEKGKFIEYGEYKGNLYGTSADSVKAIVNSGHVCILNPHYQALKTLRTPQLKPYIIYIKPPSLDVLKETRNASHARSTFDVNNSRGFTEEEFEDMIKHAERIEFLYDHYFDETIVNDSLAVAFGKLLSAVNRVETEPLWVPASWVQ, from the exons ATGACATCTGAAATTCTAGGCACTACGAAGAAAAAAATAGATCCag TTCTGACAGATTTATACCAAAACCTTCAGCAGGCATCAAATCTCCCCAGCACGGATGAAGAGCTCACTTTTCTCAATGAACTGCTACAATCAAAGGAACTTAACGCCTTGGTGAACATTCACAATAAAATCATAAGCAATGCCGACAGAAAAAG ATGTTTTCCTGTTCCAGCCCTATCAGATAGCATGCAAGTTCTTGCTGATGTATTAGAAATGATACTGCAACACCCTAGAAGAAGTCAAGATTTGCAAGAGCTATTTCTTATGCTGCAAATACCTCATTTGCAG GGTTTACTTTGTGCTCATGATGCAGTAGCTCAAAAAGATTATTATCCTCATCTACCTGATGTAccaagagaagaagaagaagatgagAGTGAACAAACTATAAAGATTGTTCAGTTAGTAAAAAGTAACGAACCACTG GGTGCCACTATTAAAACCGATGAAGCAACTGGTAAAATTGTAATCGCTCGCGTTATGCACGGTGGTGCTGCCGACAGATCTGGATTAATTCATGTTGGCGATGAAGTAGTTGAAGTAAACGCGATTAATGTCGAAGGGAAagaaccaaatgatgttttggccatattg caaagcTCCGAAGGTACAATCACCTTTAAACTAATCCCAGCCGAGAGCAAAATAAACATGAGGGAAAGTAAAGTGAGAGTTAGAGCGCATTTTGATTATGAAAGCTCCACAGATCCTTATATTCCATGTAAGGAGGCGGGTTTGGATTTTAAGAAAGGGGATGTCTTGCATATTGTTTGTCAAGATGATCAGTATTG gtGGCAAGCAAGAAAAGAAGGAGATAAACTGATGAGGGCTGGTTTGATACCCAGCAGGGCGTTACAAGAAAAACGAATTATTCACCAGAGGACCCAGCAAGAAAAGgaggaaaaagaagaaaatggtG CGGAAAACGACGATTTCGATCGAGAATTGATTGCCACCTATGAAGAGGTGGCGAAACTTTATCCGAGACCGGGACAATATAGACCCGTGGTGCTTATCGGACCTCCGGGTGTTGGTAGAAACGAATTGAAGAGGAGATTGATTGATACGGATCCTGAGAAGTTTCGGACGCCTACCCCAT ttacaAGTCGATCCATGAAACCAGGCGAAGTGGACGGAAAAGAATACTTTTTCATTTCCAGAGAAGAAATGGAAGCAGATATTGAAAAGGGAAAATTTATTGAGTACGGCGAATATAAAGGAAACCTTTACG gaACAAGTGCCGATAGTGTAAAAGCAATCGTAAACTCAGGTCACGTATGCATTCTAAATCCGCATTATCAAGCGCTAAAAACGCTGCGGACGCCTCAACTTAAGCCTTATATCATTTACATTAAGCCACCGAGTTTGGATGTATTGAAAGAGACGAGGAATGCCAGCCATGCTAGGAGTACTTTCGATGTAAATAATTCTAGAGGATTCACg GAAGAAGAATTCGAGGACATGATTAAACACGCAGAACGTATCGAATTCCTATACGATCACTACTTCGACGAAACAATCGTGAACGACAGCTTGGCCGTGGCGTTCGGTAAGCTCCTGTCGGCAGTAAACAGGGTTGAAACGGAACCCTTGTGGGTACCGGCCTCGTGGgttcaataa
- the LOC126739488 gene encoding MAGUK p55 subfamily member 7 isoform X2: MTSEILGTTKKKIDPVLTDLYQNLQQASNLPSTDEELTFLNELLQSKELNALVNIHNKIISNADRKRCFPVPALSDSMQVLADVLEMILQHPRRSQDLQELFLMLQIPHLQGLLCAHDAVAQKDYYPHLPDVPREEEEDESEQTIKIVQLVKSNEPLGATIKTDEATGKIVIARVMHGGAADRSGLIHVGDEVVEVNAINVEGKEPNDVLAILQSSEGTITFKLIPAESKINMRESKVRVRAHFDYESSTDPYIPCKEAGLDFKKGDVLHIVCQDDQYWWQARKEGDKLMRAGLIPSRALQEKRIIHQRTQQEKEEKEENGAAPSKANPRPFPCLGLCNVSVVPEDGLTCSPKPSRCLIVAEMRNKTKKIIYDTAENDDFDRELIATYEEVAKLYPRPGQYRPVVLIGPPGVGRNELKRRLIDTDPEKFRTPTPFTSRSMKPGEVDGKEYFFISREEMEADIEKGKFIEYGEYKGNLYGTSADSVKAIVNSGHVCILNPHYQALKTLRTPQLKPYIIYIKPPSLDVLKETRNASHARSTFDVNNSRGFTEEEFEDMIKHAERIEFLYDHYFDETIVNDSLAVAFGKLLSAVNRVETEPLWVPASWVQ; this comes from the exons ATGACATCTGAAATTCTAGGCACTACGAAGAAAAAAATAGATCCag TTCTGACAGATTTATACCAAAACCTTCAGCAGGCATCAAATCTCCCCAGCACGGATGAAGAGCTCACTTTTCTCAATGAACTGCTACAATCAAAGGAACTTAACGCCTTGGTGAACATTCACAATAAAATCATAAGCAATGCCGACAGAAAAAG ATGTTTTCCTGTTCCAGCCCTATCAGATAGCATGCAAGTTCTTGCTGATGTATTAGAAATGATACTGCAACACCCTAGAAGAAGTCAAGATTTGCAAGAGCTATTTCTTATGCTGCAAATACCTCATTTGCAG GGTTTACTTTGTGCTCATGATGCAGTAGCTCAAAAAGATTATTATCCTCATCTACCTGATGTAccaagagaagaagaagaagatgagAGTGAACAAACTATAAAGATTGTTCAGTTAGTAAAAAGTAACGAACCACTG GGTGCCACTATTAAAACCGATGAAGCAACTGGTAAAATTGTAATCGCTCGCGTTATGCACGGTGGTGCTGCCGACAGATCTGGATTAATTCATGTTGGCGATGAAGTAGTTGAAGTAAACGCGATTAATGTCGAAGGGAAagaaccaaatgatgttttggccatattg caaagcTCCGAAGGTACAATCACCTTTAAACTAATCCCAGCCGAGAGCAAAATAAACATGAGGGAAAGTAAAGTGAGAGTTAGAGCGCATTTTGATTATGAAAGCTCCACAGATCCTTATATTCCATGTAAGGAGGCGGGTTTGGATTTTAAGAAAGGGGATGTCTTGCATATTGTTTGTCAAGATGATCAGTATTG gtGGCAAGCAAGAAAAGAAGGAGATAAACTGATGAGGGCTGGTTTGATACCCAGCAGGGCGTTACAAGAAAAACGAATTATTCACCAGAGGACCCAGCAAGAAAAGgaggaaaaagaagaaaatggtG CGGCTCCATCAAAGGCTAATCCCCGCCCTTTTCCCTGCTTAGGGCTGTGCAACGTGTCCGTAGTGCCTGAGGACGGCTTAACCTGTAGCCCGAAACCCTCGCGATGCCTTATAGTTGCCGAAATGcgtaacaaaactaaaaaaatcatttacgatACAGCGGAAAACGACGATTTCGATCGAGAATTGATTGCCACCTATGAAGAGGTGGCGAAACTTTATCCGAGACCGGGACAATATAGACCCGTGGTGCTTATCGGACCTCCGGGTGTTGGTAGAAACGAATTGAAGAGGAGATTGATTGATACGGATCCTGAGAAGTTTCGGACGCCTACCCCAT ttacaAGTCGATCCATGAAACCAGGCGAAGTGGACGGAAAAGAATACTTTTTCATTTCCAGAGAAGAAATGGAAGCAGATATTGAAAAGGGAAAATTTATTGAGTACGGCGAATATAAAGGAAACCTTTACG gaACAAGTGCCGATAGTGTAAAAGCAATCGTAAACTCAGGTCACGTATGCATTCTAAATCCGCATTATCAAGCGCTAAAAACGCTGCGGACGCCTCAACTTAAGCCTTATATCATTTACATTAAGCCACCGAGTTTGGATGTATTGAAAGAGACGAGGAATGCCAGCCATGCTAGGAGTACTTTCGATGTAAATAATTCTAGAGGATTCACg GAAGAAGAATTCGAGGACATGATTAAACACGCAGAACGTATCGAATTCCTATACGATCACTACTTCGACGAAACAATCGTGAACGACAGCTTGGCCGTGGCGTTCGGTAAGCTCCTGTCGGCAGTAAACAGGGTTGAAACGGAACCCTTGTGGGTACCGGCCTCGTGGgttcaataa
- the LOC126739488 gene encoding MAGUK p55 subfamily member 7 isoform X3 has protein sequence MTSEILGTTKKKIDPVLTDLYQNLQQASNLPSTDEELTFLNELLQSKELNALVNIHNKIISNADRKRCFPVPALSDSMQVLADVLEMILQHPRRSQDLQELFLMLQIPHLQGLLCAHDAVAQKDYYPHLPDVPREEEEDESEQTIKIVQLVKSNEPLTGTQQGAEPIVGATIKTDEATGKIVIARVMHGGAADRSGLIHVGDEVVEVNAINVEGKEPNDVLAILQSSEGTITFKLIPAESKINMRESKVRVRAHFDYESSTDPYIPCKEAGLDFKKGDVLHIVCQDDQYWWQARKEGDKLMRAGLIPSRALQEKRIIHQRTQQEKEEKEENGGLCNVSVVPEDGLTCSPKPSRCLIVAEMRNKTKKIIYDTAENDDFDRELIATYEEVAKLYPRPGQYRPVVLIGPPGVGRNELKRRLIDTDPEKFRTPTPFTSRSMKPGEVDGKEYFFISREEMEADIEKGKFIEYGEYKGNLYGTSADSVKAIVNSGHVCILNPHYQALKTLRTPQLKPYIIYIKPPSLDVLKETRNASHARSTFDVNNSRGFTEEEFEDMIKHAERIEFLYDHYFDETIVNDSLAVAFGKLLSAVNRVETEPLWVPASWVQ, from the exons ATGACATCTGAAATTCTAGGCACTACGAAGAAAAAAATAGATCCag TTCTGACAGATTTATACCAAAACCTTCAGCAGGCATCAAATCTCCCCAGCACGGATGAAGAGCTCACTTTTCTCAATGAACTGCTACAATCAAAGGAACTTAACGCCTTGGTGAACATTCACAATAAAATCATAAGCAATGCCGACAGAAAAAG ATGTTTTCCTGTTCCAGCCCTATCAGATAGCATGCAAGTTCTTGCTGATGTATTAGAAATGATACTGCAACACCCTAGAAGAAGTCAAGATTTGCAAGAGCTATTTCTTATGCTGCAAATACCTCATTTGCAG GGTTTACTTTGTGCTCATGATGCAGTAGCTCAAAAAGATTATTATCCTCATCTACCTGATGTAccaagagaagaagaagaagatgagAGTGAACAAACTATAAAGATTGTTCAGTTAGTAAAAAGTAACGAACCACTG ACTGGTACACAACAAGGTGCTGAGCCGATCGTT GGTGCCACTATTAAAACCGATGAAGCAACTGGTAAAATTGTAATCGCTCGCGTTATGCACGGTGGTGCTGCCGACAGATCTGGATTAATTCATGTTGGCGATGAAGTAGTTGAAGTAAACGCGATTAATGTCGAAGGGAAagaaccaaatgatgttttggccatattg caaagcTCCGAAGGTACAATCACCTTTAAACTAATCCCAGCCGAGAGCAAAATAAACATGAGGGAAAGTAAAGTGAGAGTTAGAGCGCATTTTGATTATGAAAGCTCCACAGATCCTTATATTCCATGTAAGGAGGCGGGTTTGGATTTTAAGAAAGGGGATGTCTTGCATATTGTTTGTCAAGATGATCAGTATTG gtGGCAAGCAAGAAAAGAAGGAGATAAACTGATGAGGGCTGGTTTGATACCCAGCAGGGCGTTACAAGAAAAACGAATTATTCACCAGAGGACCCAGCAAGAAAAGgaggaaaaagaagaaaatggtG GGCTGTGCAACGTGTCCGTAGTGCCTGAGGACGGCTTAACCTGTAGCCCGAAACCCTCGCGATGCCTTATAGTTGCCGAAATGcgtaacaaaactaaaaaaatcatttacgatACAGCGGAAAACGACGATTTCGATCGAGAATTGATTGCCACCTATGAAGAGGTGGCGAAACTTTATCCGAGACCGGGACAATATAGACCCGTGGTGCTTATCGGACCTCCGGGTGTTGGTAGAAACGAATTGAAGAGGAGATTGATTGATACGGATCCTGAGAAGTTTCGGACGCCTACCCCAT ttacaAGTCGATCCATGAAACCAGGCGAAGTGGACGGAAAAGAATACTTTTTCATTTCCAGAGAAGAAATGGAAGCAGATATTGAAAAGGGAAAATTTATTGAGTACGGCGAATATAAAGGAAACCTTTACG gaACAAGTGCCGATAGTGTAAAAGCAATCGTAAACTCAGGTCACGTATGCATTCTAAATCCGCATTATCAAGCGCTAAAAACGCTGCGGACGCCTCAACTTAAGCCTTATATCATTTACATTAAGCCACCGAGTTTGGATGTATTGAAAGAGACGAGGAATGCCAGCCATGCTAGGAGTACTTTCGATGTAAATAATTCTAGAGGATTCACg GAAGAAGAATTCGAGGACATGATTAAACACGCAGAACGTATCGAATTCCTATACGATCACTACTTCGACGAAACAATCGTGAACGACAGCTTGGCCGTGGCGTTCGGTAAGCTCCTGTCGGCAGTAAACAGGGTTGAAACGGAACCCTTGTGGGTACCGGCCTCGTGGgttcaataa